The sequence below is a genomic window from Acidobacteriota bacterium.
TACCTGGGATCGCGCTGCATTGGGGCTGCAGTCTTTGAGGCGTCAGGAAAGATAGCGGCTGCCGTAAGCGTGTCGGGTCCCACTACGCGCGTTACTCGCGAGAAGCTGCCTGTGTTTGCCGCGGCAGCTAAGAACGCGGCGAGCGCAATCTCCAGAAGCCTCGGATATTCGCTGACAGAGAAGACGAACCGAGCGGATGGGTTGGCAACAGCCGTGGGCCAGTATCACTAGTTCTCAAGATCGGGACGAGGGTGACTGAATCCACGTTTCCGCAAGCAATTGCATGGGGTGAAAGACCTTCCGTTGAAGTCCGGCGTGCAGTTGTTCCTGGCAGGATGTGCCGGTTGCAACTAATGTTCTTTGTCCGTCTTTCACTTCTGCCTCGCGCACTTGATTGAATAGATCCTCTCCTACGGCCATGCTGAGATCGTAGAAATCTTTCTTGTATCCAAAGCTGCCGGCCATGCCGCAGCATTCGACCCGCGAAGTTGCAACGTCGAATCCCACGGCTCGGAGCAATGCCTCGGTTGGAGCAGCGGCGCTGATTGTCTTTTGTTGACAATGGCTGTGATAAAAGAGCCGCGTACCAAGCGGATGTTGCGAAGCAGTGAAGAAATCTGAGGCATTCAGCCCGCGCTCCTGCAAAATTCGCCAGAGATATTCAACGGCTTCAAAGCTGTGGGACCGTATGTGGTCAAACACGTCGCGTGGAAGAAAGTGCTGGTAGTCAAGTCGCAACATAGCCAATGTGCTCGGCTCAATGACGATAATCTCTCGCCCATCGCGAATATATTTCAGCAGCAGCTCGCTGGTGCGTTGCGCCTGCTGTTGCGCAGTTCGAATTAACCCTTGTGATAACGAAGCTCGACCATCGGCGGATATCTCTGTGACCACGAGATCGATGCCGATGCGCTTGAGGATTTCGATTGTAGCTAGTCCCCTTTCGGGAGAACCATAATTTGTAAAAATGTCGGGGAAGAGCGCGACGCGACCACGAGCAGGGGAAGATTTCGAAGATACAGAGTTTCTTGCCGCTCGCACCAGAGTTTTTCGTGCGAATGGAGGCAGCTCACGCCTGCGGTCCACTCCCACGAACCTCTCCATCAGCGCCCGGGTGACGAGCAACTGGTTTACCCAGTTCGAAACAGGCGCGAGGCGTGCTCCCCACTTCCCGAATAGGTCATATCGCCCGAAAAAGATTTTTTGCAGCGGCGCTTTAACGTCGAGTTGCGCGGCAGCTGCTTTCTCGAGGATACCGCCTGATCTCTGAACATCACGCTCGTTGATTCGCTCGCGCAGGTTTGAATTCAGCCAGGGAATATCGATCCGCACTGGACACTGCATTACGCAGCGCGAGCATCCCGTACAGAGTTCACTGAAGCGCGCGTTCAGCAGTCCACGCGTTCCCGCTTCCCAGGAACCACCAATTCCCCCGGAGTAAGTCTCGCCGCCGAAGGCATGTCCACCGACAGTCTGAAAGTTGGCGCACGAGTTCAGACAGGCGCCACAACGAATGCAGTAGAGCGCCTCGTGCAAGATAGGATCCTCGCGCATCCGCAGCCGTCCATTGTCCACCAGCACTAAATGGAACTCGCGCTGCGCAGCGTGATCGGATAATAGCGGTGCGTCCTTCATAGGGGGCGTTAGCACGCTGGTGTACGAAGCAAGCCCTTGTCCGGTTGCACTGGGTCCAATTAGCTCTATGAAAGGAGCGAGATCCTCGCGCCTGGGCAAGACCTTTTCCACGCCGGCGATCGCGATATACAACGGCGGAATCTGTGAAGTGAGGCGAATATTGCCTTCACTCTCGACCAGCGCAATCGTGCCAGTGTCTGCAGCGACAAAATTGGCGCCTGAGATTCCTGCATCGGCATCCAGGAATTTCTGCCGCAGCTTCTCGCGCGCAAATCGGGTCAGCTCCTCACCTGTGTCGAGTGAAAGATCGGTTTGAAACTTCCTTTTGAAGAGGGCAGTAATCCGTTCACGGCTGTAATGAATTGCTGGGCCAATGAGGTGCGAAGGCTGCTCGTCCGCAATCTGGAGGATGAATTCTGCAAGGTCCGTCTCGGCGACTTCCATGCCCGCGGCCTCGAGATGATGATTCAGGTGAACTTCTTCCGAGGTCATGCTCTTGCCTTTGACGACCAGTCGAACCTGACGATCTGTGCAAACCTTCGTGATATAGCGGGCCGCGTCCTCACCGGTCCTCGCCAAAAAGAAATGTCCACCATTGCGCTTCACGCTGGCTTCGAGCGTGGCCAACAGTTCAGGGAGGCGGACGATCGCAGCTTCTTTTATCGCGCGTGTTTTGTCTTTGAGCCGGTCGTAGTCAGGAATATCCGCCATCGCGAGATAACGGCCGCTGTTGAATGCCTGAGTGTTACGACGAACGGCCGGGCTCTCAATTTCCAGCGTCATGCGAATGGCTGCGAGCAAGGCAGATTTCTCGCTCTTGTTCGCAACTGTTCGAGGCGAAGCGACTGCAGGGTTCGACACGCTCTACTCCAGGATGATGATGTGCAGCCGGTGAGGCCCGTGCACACCGCGTACCAGCGGACCCATGTCGGCTGTGGCGCTTGGGCCTGTGACGAAGACAAAGTTGCGCTGCAAACCTTTCCCATCTAGGAAATTTGGATTGAAGAGGTCGCCAGGTCTCTCTGTAATCTTCTCGGCAGACATTACAGCGATATGCATGCGCGCAAGAAGACTTATTGCGCCAGAGTAATCATGAGCAACGGCAACACAAACGGATCCGGTACGCGCAACGCCTGCGAACGCCTCTGTAATGCCAACATCGCAAGCGGCCAGTGCCTCTTTGGATCGGTCCGTAACGATAACGGGCAATTTCCGCAGATCGGCGAAAAGGTCGGAAGGTAAGTCCAACGTCTCGGCTATCGCGACTCGGCCTATCGCTATTCTGCTAACCGCTGCTGCAAGGCTCCCCGCAGCAAAAGGCACGCGCTCCACCGAAGCTGCCGCCGAGATAGCTGCCAGCTCGAACTGCGTCACGAGATCTTGTCTCAGCCGTGAAGAAATAGAACTCATATCGA
It includes:
- a CDS encoding (4Fe-4S)-binding protein produces the protein MTLEIESPAVRRNTQAFNSGRYLAMADIPDYDRLKDKTRAIKEAAIVRLPELLATLEASVKRNGGHFFLARTGEDAARYITKVCTDRQVRLVVKGKSMTSEEVHLNHHLEAAGMEVAETDLAEFILQIADEQPSHLIGPAIHYSRERITALFKRKFQTDLSLDTGEELTRFAREKLRQKFLDADAGISGANFVAADTGTIALVESEGNIRLTSQIPPLYIAIAGVEKVLPRREDLAPFIELIGPSATGQGLASYTSVLTPPMKDAPLLSDHAAQREFHLVLVDNGRLRMREDPILHEALYCIRCGACLNSCANFQTVGGHAFGGETYSGGIGGSWEAGTRGLLNARFSELCTGCSRCVMQCPVRIDIPWLNSNLRERINERDVQRSGGILEKAAAAQLDVKAPLQKIFFGRYDLFGKWGARLAPVSNWVNQLLVTRALMERFVGVDRRRELPPFARKTLVRAARNSVSSKSSPARGRVALFPDIFTNYGSPERGLATIEILKRIGIDLVVTEISADGRASLSQGLIRTAQQQAQRTSELLLKYIRDGREIIVIEPSTLAMLRLDYQHFLPRDVFDHIRSHSFEAVEYLWRILQERGLNASDFFTASQHPLGTRLFYHSHCQQKTISAAAPTEALLRAVGFDVATSRVECCGMAGSFGYKKDFYDLSMAVGEDLFNQVREAEVKDGQRTLVATGTSCQEQLHAGLQRKVFHPMQLLAETWIQSPSSRS